In Nicotiana tabacum cultivar K326 chromosome 11, ASM71507v2, whole genome shotgun sequence, a single window of DNA contains:
- the LOC107811978 gene encoding DNA glycosylase/AP lyase ROS1-like, whose protein sequence is MKGIEDSQTSLSILKKPKLQVPRSESRAIVKHSKNSQIHHTQQDALVPINETPSYTDKMILRTKVVLDEETIREWKLLMEKPEDEGCESAESDKCNKTWETERQLFRGRVASFVSRMHLIQGDRQFSQWKGSIVDSVAGVFLAQNVADNLSSSAFMSLAAEYPYNSTSAENVTTKVESGLMSEKATENILSCQSHNAKAKIKLEKSSKGSANTLRQWLNRIKILNRWKRKKEEIGDQQAEPVLRRKNEDLKSVAIKWDNILKSSAFVNPKERSDNTLDTVDWHAVRAATVDEISRAIMLRGMDKKLALRIKNFINRLMLEQGKVDLEWLREVQSEKAKEYFLSIYGLGLKSVECIRLLALQHQAFPVDTNVGRVLVRLGWVPIQPLPRGQEMHLLKMYPNVKDVHKYLWPRLCTLDYLTLYEFHHQMITFGKVFCTKSSPNCNACPMKAECKHFASAFTSARVCLPEPGERSFENTDTALAPVESVADGTSVLNQTAVVPLLGEASSSEHLIGDHGNELITYPALECIGETEIEDQYTDDIPRITFDGKAFMENISRYIDETDLSIRDTDLSKALVIASQEAASIPLPKWKNTSRLRTEHQVYELPDSHPLLEGLEKREPEDPCPYLLAIRIPGNAASAEPPKEKCESCNSNETLNKVEKCGSCNSTETQNKVAVLNNEPGDNIETVRGTLLIPCRTANRGRFPLNGTYFQVNEVFADEESTKEPIDVPRAWIWNLRRRTLYCGTSIRAIFRGMSTEQVQNCFWRGYVCLRGFNRKTRKPGPLPLDLHRPISKAGKLKGEGKRSSGE, encoded by the exons ATGAAGG GTATAGAGGACAGCCAAACCAGCCTTTCAATTCTCAAGAAACCAAAGCTTCAAGTACCTCGCAGTGAAAGTAGAGCGATAGTGAAACATAGTAAGAATTCTCAAATACATCACACACAGCAAGATGCACTTGTCCCAATCAATGAAACACCTAGTTACACAGACAAAATGATCTTAAGAACAAAAGTAGTCCTTGATGAGGAGACAATACGAGAGTGGAAATTGCTGATGGAAAAACCGGAAGATGAAGGCTGTGAATCAGCCGAATCTGATAAGTGTAATAAAACGTGGGAAACAGAGAGGCAATTGTTCCGCGGACGGGTGGCATCATTTGTTTCTCGCATGCATCTTATCCAAG GTGATAGACAATTCTCACAGTGGAAAGGTTCAATTGTAGATTCTGTGGCTGGGGTATTTCTGGCTCAAAATGTGGCCGACAACTTGTCAAG CTCTGCTTTCATGTCCCTTGCTGCTGAATATCCTTATAATTCAACCTCTGCTGAAAATGTTACAACGAAAGTAGAAAGTGGACTGATGTCAGAAAAAGCTactgaaaatattttatcatgTCAATCCCATAATGCAAAAGCAAAGATCAAGCTGGAGAAATCATCAAAAGGAAGTGCTAATACTTTGAGACAGTGGCTAAACCGGATAAAAATATTGAATCGGTGGAAGAGGAAAAAAGAGGAGATAGGAGATCAACAAGCTGAACCAGTTTTAAGAAGGAAAAATGAAGACTTGAAAAGTGTAGCCATTAAATGGGATAACATACTGAAGTCATCTGCCTTTGTTAATCCCAAAGAGAGAAGTGATAACACCTTAGATACGGTAGATTGGCATGCAGTTCGTGCAGCAACAGTGGATGAGATATCGAGAGCTATCATGCTGAGGGGAATGGACAAAAAACTTGCACTAAGAATTAAG AATTTTATCAACCGCCTGATGCTGGAACAAGGGAAAGTAGACCTAGAATGGCTACGTGAAGTTCAATCAGAAAAGGCAAA AGAATACTTTCTGAGCATTTATGGTTTGGGACTGAAAAGTGTAGAATGCATAAGATTGCTCGCTCTCCAGCACCAAGCCTTCCCT GTTGATACGAATGTAGGACGAGTACTCGTGCGGCTGGGTTGGGTACCTATTCAACCACTTCCAAGAGGACAAGAGATGCATCTTTTAAAAAT GTACCCGAATGTGAAAGATGTTCACAAGTATCTCTGGCCACGGTTATGCACACTTGATTATTTAACATT GTATGAATTTCATCATcagatgattaccttcggaaag GTATTCTGTACAAAATCAAGCCCAAATTGTAATGCATGTCCGATGAAAGCAGAGTGTAAACACTTTGCAAGTGCTTTTACAAG TGCAAGAGTCTGCCTGCCGGAACCAGGGGAAAGGAGCTTTGAGAATACAGATACTGCTTTAGCACCTGTAGAAAGTGTGGCCGACGGTACTTCTGTTCTCAATCAAACAGCAGTTGTTCCTTTGTTAGGGGAAGCCTCAAGTTCAGAACATTTGATTGGAGATCACGGGAATGAGCTTATTACCTATCCAGCACTTGAATGTATTGGAGAAACAGAAATTGAAGATCAATACACCGATGACATACCTAGAATTACATTTGATGGCAAGGCATTCATGGAAAATATATCACGTTACATAGATGAGACTGATCTCTCGATAAGGGACACTGATTTGTCTAAGGCTTTGGTCATTGCCTCTCAAGAAGCTGCATCTATCCCTTTGCCTAAATGGAAGAATACAAGTCGGTTAAGGACGGAGCACCAAGT CTATGAGCTTCCAGATTCACATCCACTTTTAGAAGGG CTAGAGAAACGAGAACCAGAAGACCCCTGCCCATATCTACTAGCAATAAGGATACCAG GAAATGCCGCTTCTGCAGAACCTCCAAAAGAGAAGTGTGAATCCTGTAATTCCAATGAAACTCTAAACAAAGTCGAGAAGTGTGGATCCTGCAATTCCACTGAAACTCAAAACAAGGTCGCTGTGTTAAATAACGAACCAGGAGACAATATCGAGACAGTTCGTGGGACACTTCTG ATTCCGTGTCGAACAGCAAACAGAGGAAGATTTCCGCTCAACGGGACATACTTCCAAGTAAATGAG GTTTTTGCAGATGAAGAATCCACTAAAGAGCCAATTGATGTTCCGAGGGCATGGATATGGAATTTGCGGAGAAGGACCCTATATTGCGGCACCTCCATTAGAGCAATATTTAGAG GGATGTCAACAGAACAAGTACAAAATTGCTTTTGGAGAG GATATGTATGTCTGAGAGGATTTAACCGAAAAACACGAAAACCTGGACCTCTTCCCCTTGACCTTCATCGTCCAATAAGCAAAGCAGGAAAATTGAAGGGTGAAGGAAAAAGGTCTTCAGGAGAATAA
- the LOC107811979 gene encoding F-box/LRR-repeat protein 14-like: MNNLPDELLLDILGRIKRTTDRSSVSLTCKRFHKLANGLRTSIRVGCGLHPASDALTALCNRFYNLEKVEIIYSGWMSKLGKQLDDHGLLILSSHCPSLKDLMLSYCTFITDAGLSYLASCSKLASLKLNFAPRITGCGILSLVVGCKGLTVLHLIRCLNVSSMEWLEYLGNHEILEDLCIKNCRVIGEGDLIKLGSTWRKLKRLQFEVDANYRYMKLYDRLAVDRWQKQWIPCENMLELSLVNCVISPGRGLACVIGKCKNLEKIHLDMCVGVRDCDIVCLAQKSSNLQSISLRVPSDFSLPLLQNNPLRLTDESLKAVAQNCSLLDTVRLSFSDGEFPSFSSFTLNGILMLIQMCPIRELALDHVYSFNDVGMQALCSAQYLQILELVRCQEITDEGLQLAGQIPQLCILRLRKCLGATDDGLKPLVGSYKLELLVVEDCPQISERGVQGAAKSVSFKQDLSWMY; this comes from the coding sequence ATGAATAATTTACCAGATGAATTACTCTTGGATATTTTGGGAAGGATTAAGAGAACCACTGATAGGAGTTCTGTATCCCTAACTTGCAAACGCTTCCACAAATTGGCTAATGGGCTGAGAACATCTATCCGCGTGGGATGTGGTTTACATCCTGCCTCTGATGCGTTAACTGCTCTATGCAACAGATTCTATAACTTGGAGAAAGTGGAAATTATCTACTCTGGTTGGATGTCCAAGTTAGGGAAGCAGTTGGATGATCACGGCCTTCTCATTCTTTCAAGTCATTGCCCTTCACTCAAAGACCTCATGTTGAGTTATTGTACTTTCATTACGGATGCTGGTCTGAGTTACTTGGCTTCATGCTCGAAACTTGCTTCCTTGAAGTTGAACTTTGCCCCCAGAATTACTGGTTGTGGCATCCTGTCTCTCGTTGTGGGCTGCAAAGGCCTCACTGTGCTTCACCTGATTCGGTGTCTTAATGTCAGTAGTATGGAGTGGCTAGAATATCTTGGAAACCATGAAATTCTTGAAGATCTTTGCATCAAAAATTGTAGGGTGATTGGAGAAGGTGATTTGATTAAGCTAGGGTCTACTTGGAGAAAATTGAAGAGACTGCAATTTGAGGTTGATGCCAACTATAGATACATGAAGCTTTATGACCGTTTGGCAGTTGATCGGTGGCAAAAGCAATGGATCCCATGTGAGAACATGCTTGAACTTAGCTTAGTGAACTGCGTTATCAGCCCTGGGAGAGGGCTTGCATGTGTTATAGGCAAGTGCAAGAATTTGGAAAAGATTCACTTAGACATGTGTGTTGGGGTGAGGGACTGTGACATAGTATGTTTGGCCCAGAAATCAAGCAACCTTCAATCAATCTCTCTCCGGGTTCCATCAGACTTCTCCCTTCCTCTTCTACAAAACAATCCGTTGCGGTTAACAGATGAAAGTCTAAAGGCAGTGGCGCAGAACTGCTCTCTGCTTGATACAGTTAGGTTGTCTTTCTCTGACGGGGAGTTCCCCTCATTTTCGTCCTTTACATTAAATGGAATACTAATGTTAATACAAATGTGTCCAATAAGAGAACTTGCTCTTGACCATGTGTATTCTTTTAATGATGTTGGAATGCAAGCTCTTTGTTCGGCACAATATCTCCAAATCTTGGAACTTGTGAGGTGCCAAGAGATCACAGATGAGGGCCTGCAGCTTGCTGGCCAAATTCCTCAATTGTGTATATTACGGCTGAGGAAGTGTTTGGGAGCGACTGATGATGGGTTAAAGCCTCTTGTCGGATCTTACAAGTTAGAGTTGTTGGTTGTGGAGGATTGTCCACAGATATCAGAAAGGGGTGTTCAAGGAGCTGCAAAGTCAGTCTCCTTCAAACAAGATTTGTCATGGATGTACTAA